TTTAGAATAATCTTTCTCTTGAATGATGACATCGATAAGGTAGCGATGAATAAAACTATTAAAAGTATTTGCACTTACAAGGGCGATTATTAGCAATATTAGAAGAAGAAGCATTCCCCAAGCACGAATTACGTCTGAAAAAGCTCTTTCCCCTGGCTTGGTTGGATACCAATAAGGGAGGGCAATGGCTGCTACATCTTTCCAGAATCGAATAAAATCTGTAAAAGCATTTGTTGAGGATTGGGCTTGAACAACTTGGGTTGGCATATTTTGGAATTCAACTAAAATCTTTTATCAATCTTATTACTTTTTTCTGCTGAATAATCAGTAACAAGTAGGGAATGAGAAACCTCCACTCAGCACTTGCAACTCAAATTTATCTTTGCTAGTCGAGCATACTTTTTCAACTCATATTACCTAATTCTTGAGTGCGGCTCAAAGCAGCAAGCACCGCATTAGAAATGACAGTTCGCATACCACCTTTTTCTAACTCATAAAGACCAGCAGCAGTCACTCCCCCAGGACTAGTTACCTTGTTTCGTAAGACTGCTGGATGTTCACTCGTGTGAAACATAAGTTCTACACTACCAGCAATCGTATGCAATGTTAGTTCTTGGGCTTGTGTCCGAGTTAAACCCATCCTCACCCCAGCATCAATCATCGCTTCGATGTACAGAAACACAAATCCAGTCCCCGCACTACTCAGCGCCGTTGCCATATCAAGGTAATGTTCATTTTGAGTCGCAAATTCTTTGCCTAATGCTTGTAGAATGACTTGAGTATGCGATCGCTGTATCTCCGTCACAGTTGATGATAGACTCCACACCGTAGTCCCATGGCCAACTTGTACTGCAATATTCGGCATTGTCCGAACAACAGCAGCATGATTCAACCCTTGGCACAGAGATAAAATACTCACTCCACCCACAATACTAATTACTAAAGCATCAGGTGGAATTTTACCCTTCAGCATAGCCATAACCTCTGCCAAAACCTGCGGTTTCACCGCCAATATCACAATAGATGCGCCTTGTACCGCTTCTATGTTGCAGTTGGTAGTACGTACTCCATATTCTTTTTCCAAATGAAGGCATTGTGCAGACAGTGGATCGCTGACAATTATTCGCTCAGATTTTTCAACAGTTTTTGTTGATAACAATCTATTAATTATCATTTCGCCCATCGTGCCACCCCCGATAAAGGCAATTTTTAAATCTGTGAGCATATCTTCTCCCTGTTATTCAAGCCAATAGTAGTTTCTGATACCTTTCTCATCGATGAAAACTAAGTTTTTTGAATTTATTTGTTTTCTTTAAAAATCTTTCGTCTAAAAAACTTTTTCAATTTTGTATTCCAAACGAAACTAACAGAAATATTTAGCTCATCAAGAGAGTAGACTTGATGCCACCAAAAAGACGGAAAAAATAGTATTTCACCTGGTTCTAGGATACACTCTATATATTTTGCATTTCTGAATTGAGGAAATTTATCAATATCAGGTTGGTCAATATTTAATTGACTCATAAATGGTACTTTTGAATTTTTAGGAAAAGGATATAGAAACGAACTTTGTTTTGGCTCAAACAGTAAAATTCGCTTTCGACCACGCACTTGACATAACACACTTTCTACTGGATCGTGATGTAAGTGCGTGATATTGCCATTGGTACTCATCCAGAAAATAGTACTCAGAGATAAGTATTTATCAATATAATCTGAAATTTCCTTCTCTGTAATACCCAACCAACGAGCAGTATCGATGGATAAGTTTTTATCAATCAAATCTGGAATTGTAATATCTGGAAATAGTTCAGGGAAGGTAGTATGAATTGGATACTGCTGAATGTAATAGTATTGGTTATCTTTTTTTTTATTCACAATCCAATCCGTGAAGTCAGTAAACTTCATTTTTTTGCTAGGGTATATTCCCGCCTCTGAATCATAGGTAAATATTTGATGATCAGAAACGCGAGCATTAATTTTTTTTTCACCTAAAACGCTATTCAAATAATCCAATGACCATAAAGAAAATGCTTTCCATTCAGCTACTATACCCGTAAAAATTACAGGATATTTATAAGAGAGAACTGTGTGTTTAAAGTTCTCTAGCGAAGGTTTATGAATACGTTCAATGTGACTGATTGAAGTTTGATTAAATTTAGTTTCTACAGTGATATTCATAGATACTCCTCATGTTGATTGATGATATAAACGTTTAAATATTAGGCTGAATCACAGCTTTTAATACAGAGCCTTGCTCTACATCCGTCAGTGCTTGATTAACTTCTTCTAATGTATATGAACGAGTAATTATGCTTTCCCAAACAAAATTTTTACTGGAATCACTATGGCGTTTTAGTAATTCAATCATTCTGTAAAAATGGCTGAAATCAATTCCCCAAGTTCCGCGAATATCAATATGTTTGAGATTAATTTCCAAGTGTGGATTGATGAGAATCTCACCCGTATTAGTGTAATGCCCGACAATAACATAGCGACCTCCATTTCTGGTCATATTCAAGCCCTCTTTGACAGCAATGGGAATACCTGTGGCTTCAATAGTGACATCAGCACCGTGTCCGTGCGTCAATTCCAAAACCCGCTCAATATGTTGTTGTGGCTCATCACCCTTAATTACAAGAGTTTCGTCTACACCGAAGGATTTGGCAACTACTAATCGGCTCTCAAATTTATCAATGACAATCACTCTGCCCGCACCTGAAAGCAAAGCTAAAATTGCCACACTTAAACCCACAGGTCCGCAACCCTGCACCACAACAACATCGCCAATTTGAATCTGCGCTCGATCAATAGCGTGTAGTGCAGTTGGTAAAGCACATCCCCCAGCAATGAATTGCTTTGGTGAGACTTCTTCGGGTAAAGTTAGAACTTTAACCCCTGGTTTAAGGTAAATCAGTTGAGACCAACCACCCAATAACCCCTCTTTGGCTGAGTAGGTGACACCATAAACTTTGCGTTGTGGACAGCGAGTGGATGCTTTGGCTACTAGACAATACCAGCAGTTGTAACAGGTTTCGTGGACATCCAGAAAGGTGACGAAGTCTCCTGGCTGAATTAACTTACCATTGACATCACAAAGGAGTCCACCTGTTTCTACCACACGACCAACACAGAAGTGTCCAGGGATGATTGGATATGGTACTCCCTGTAGATGCCCACGTAGTAAATGTACATCAGTTCCACAAACTTCACTATATAAGGTTTCAATAATGATTCCACCCTTTTCTATAATCGGGTCTGGTAATTGTTGCACTTCAACTGGGTGGTTAGGCGCAGTCATCACAGCTGCTAAAGGCATGAATCACTTCCTCACTATGTTTACCAAATTGCTTCCTACTTTTTATTTACCAGCTTCAAGACCACAAAATAATTTCACCGTTAGGTAGTAATCCAATCGCGGAAGTGAAAGTCACACGTTGTCCATCCATCGGCTCAACAGTGTGAAAATTGCGTGTATTGAAAATGAATACATCTCCTACATAAGGTTGGAAAGCGATCGTATCTGCATCTGCAATTACTGTATCACTATAGCCGTAGGAATCGAGTTTATATTGGTCATCTCCTGGTTGCCACTGGCGATCACAAACGCGTGTTTTGCCATGACTATTAGGAGAAAATTTTAAGTACAAATTCCAGGAAAGCTGAGAAATAACTGTACCAACTTCCCATTCAGATTGTTCTAACGGGGCATAATCAATATGAAGTTGAGTACCCTGCTCTATTTTTCTGATCAGTCCTGCATAATAACTACCATAGAAGGGTTCTGAAGCAATTCGCACAGTCGCGCTTGTACACTGTCGAATTTTTACCATTAAGCGTTCTAATGGATTGAAAGACGCTGCCATAATGCAGTCTCTTAATTTAGTTGTGCGTTCTACTGCTTGAAAATAAGCTGTTTTACTAATGCGATTATATTCAAATACTGTGATGCCAATCCGCTCAATCTTGGGATTCACATCTTGATAGCAGTCAAAGTTGAACAATTCAGCTTGAGCTACTAAACTCTCACACTCTTGTGGTGTAGCAAATTCTTTTAGCCGAATTAAAGGAATTCGGTTTTCTAAGAGCATTCTTAAAGATTCTGTATTTAAGGAATACTCTTGCTTGTTTTCCCACACCTTGGATTTCATCTGATTAGAAGTAGCCATACTGCAGTTCCTCACAATTTAATTTCAAATAAACTGAACCATTTTCAATTTCACCCAAAATATCTGAGAGTGATTGAATGCTTTCTTGGATTTTTTTCACGAAATGTCTATTGATTTATTTCTTGCTTGTTCAATAAAATTTTCGAGTTTTTGAGCTAAGGTTTGAACCTGAGGTGGTGACACCATGTTTAGATGATTACCAGGAACTACAACAGTTTCTATATCTTTCACTAGTTCACTCCAGTGATATTCAAAGTCTTCATCAGTCTCACTAGCTTTCAATAGAACAATTGATCCTGAATAAAATTGAGGCTTGTAATTTTGTAAGGCTTGAGCGTTGATCTGTAAAATTTTTAGAAGATGAGGAGCTTGATCAAAGTCAACACCTTCTAAGAATATATTTTTATGTTTAGCTTGTTCTATAACATAAAAGATTTGCTTCTCTGGTTCATATTGCCGCAGTTCTTCTAAACAGAGGTCTAGTTTATCTTTAAATAACTCTACTAATAGAAAAGCATAGTCTACTTCTCCTTTATAACTGAGAGAAGGAGGAGTAGTATCTAGTAGAGCCAACAAAGCTATCTTTTCACCTTGATGAGAAAGTTGTTGAGCCATCTCAAAAGCTACTAAACCACCAAAAGACCAGCCAGAGAGAAAATAAGGACCATGAGGTTGAACAGTTTGTAACTCTTGGATATAGTGACTCGCCATTTGTTCAATGCTAGTATGAGGTGGATTTTCAGGATTTAAACCGACAGATTGTAGTCCATAGAATGGGCGGTCTGAATTTAAATAATAGGCAAGATGGTGATAGCAAAGAACATTTCCTCCACCAGGGTGAACACAGAATAGAGGTGGTTGATTACCATTAGTTTTGATAGGAACTAGGGCAGACCAAGGTAAAGAATCTGTTGAAGAATCCAGAAAATGTGCTAGTTGTTCAATGGTGGGATATTGGAACAAAATAGATAAAGGTAAATTTATCTGGAAGTGTTTTTGAATCTGGGACATCAGACGCACAGCCAGAAGGGAATGACCCCCAAGTTCAAAGAAGTTATCTTGTATGCTGACAGGATGAATGCCTAGAATGTTTTCCCAAATTTGTAGCAGTTGAAATTCACAGAGATTTTTAGGTTCGTTAAAGCCATTTCGCGGTTCTTTTTGAACAAGTTTCTCAGGCAGTCTAACTTGCGGAATTTGCTCTGCTGAAATCCTTTCTATTAGTGTTTCAAGATTCTGCTCTGGAAGGTCAACAATGCTGTTCAATAAAGCTTGAAAATGTTCCAAAATAAAGGTTATAGCTGGATTATCATAACGCGATCGCTGATAAATAATGCGAAACTCTAGCTGTGAAGTTGGGCTAACTAGAATGGTGAGAGCATATTTCGTTTGTGCGCCAATAGCACGAGACTGAGGTTGATTTCTGTCATGGTTTGCAGACTGTTTTGCTGATGAATCGACTGGATAGTTTTGGAAAACCAGAAGACTCTCGTAAAGGGGTAATGAGCCAGGTACTTCACTCCATTCGTGAATTTGTCCTTGAGAGCAGTATTCATAATCGCGTTGCGTAAAGTTTTGATCTTGGATATCTTTAAGCCAAGACCAAAGTGATGCTTGGGAAGAAACCTTAAGTCGCATTGGTAGGGTATTAATGAATAAACCTAACATCGATTCAGCCCCTACCAATTCTGGAGGACGACCAGAGAAAGTCGCGCCGAATACCACATCTTCGAGACTGCTATAGCGACTCAACAGCAAAGCCCAAACGCCTTGAACTAAAATACCTAAGCTCAAGTGATGTTGCCGCACCAAAGACTGTAAAGCTGCTGTTGCCGAAGCTGGTAAGCTGGCTGTTTGTTCACCGTAGCGTTTTTCCTCAGCAGAAAAATTAATAGGTTCAGCTTCTATTCCTAATGGTGTTGGGCTTTTAAAACCTTGAAGTTTGTTCCGCCAAAATGCTTCAGCTTGCGACAAATTTTGCTGTTTTAGCCAAGCGATATAATTTCTGTAGGGATGACTGGGTTCTAGTAATAAATCTTGACCTTTGCTGAATGCCTCGTAGAATGCGAAAACCTCTTTTAAGATGAGAGGCACGCACCAGCCATCTGTAAGAATGTGATGAGAAGTCCAGATGAATTCATAAGCATTCGAGTCTACTTGGAAAAGCGCCAAACGCATTAGCGGTGGTTCAGTCATCTCGAAACCACGCAGTCGATCTACACTAAGATAGGTTTCTAATTTTTCTTGCTGCTGGGACAGAGAAAGTCCACGCCAATCTTGTAGTTCAAGTGAAATCTCCACTTCCTTCAGTACAACTTGTAGTGGCTCATTTTGATTTTCCCAAATAAAGGCTGTTCTGAGAACCGAGTGGCGATCAACGACTCGCTGCCAAGCTCTTTCAAAAGCTAAGGTGTCAAATTCTTCAATTTGCAAGTTTAAAATGCACTGCTCAAGATGTATCCCTGACTCAGAAGCAGCTAGAGTTTCAAAGAGCATTCCCTGTTGTGAAGGAGAAAGCGGATAAATTGATTCAAGATTTTTAGTTTGGAACTGAGTTAATAATTCATCCAGTTGTAATTGATTCAACTGTGCTTCTGGAAAATCACTCGGAGTATATTCTCTATTTTCTACTAACTGACAATGTTCTATTATTGACGCGATCGCTTGAAGATAGCTCTGTGCCAATTTCTCTACTGTGACACGAGTATGAACATGACTATTGTAAGTCCAATCAATTTGTAATTCACCTGCTACTACTAGAGCATTAATGTCTAAGAGATGGTCACGATTTTGCTTTAAGCTGTGAATATCTCCTGCAGATTCAGTTGCAAATTTCCAACCTGTTTCTGATTGTATTTGATCAAATTGTCCCAGGTAGTTGAAACTAATTTCGGAAGCAGGAATTGTCTGTATTTGTTCCTTAACAGTCGTATTTTTACACAAGTAACGCAATATACCGTAGCCAATGCCACGATTAGGAATTTCTCGTAATTGTTCTTTGATTGATTTGATGATTTCTCCTAGTTGGTTGATTGCAGGTAGTTGCAATAATACGGGAAACAAACTGGTCAACCAACCTACAGTCCGTGATAAGTCTACATCTGAAAATAGTTCTTCTCTGCCATGTCCCTCTAAGTCAATTAGTACCGTTGAATTTCTAGTCCACTGTGCTATTGAAATGACTAATGCGCTTAGCAGTATATCGTTAATTTGTGTGTTGTAAGCTTCGTTTACTGATAGCAGAAGAGTTTGAGTTTCTTGTTGACTTAATTTCACTGACACACGACCAGTATTACTGACTGTATTTTCTGATTTGATGTCAGCAGAATCTGATGGTAGTGGCGTTATCTTAGACCAAGGTTGGTTCAGCCAATAGTCTAACTCAAGTTTTACAAGATCTGATTGTGCATAATCGTTTAACTTCTCTGCCCAATCAATGAATGCTGTTGTTTTCGGACTTAGTTTAGTCGGTTTGTGAGTAATTAATTGTTGATATATTTTTTGTAGATCTGATAATAAAATTCGCCAACTTACACCATCTACTGCTAAATGATGAATAATAATTAGTAACCTGGCATCACTTTCATCACCCAAGTTAAACATCACTACTTGCATTATCAGCCCTGTTGACAAGTTTAAACTTGCTTGATATTTTGTGGCGATTGTTTCTAGGGCTTGTGGTTGTTCCTGTTTAGGCGTTGATGATAAGTCAACTACGGTAAATGGTACGTTATCATCTAACCCTTGATTGATTTGTTTATATTCATCTGCAACGGATGTAAATCTTAAACGCAAAGCATCGTGATGCTCTAATAATTTTTTCACGGCTATTGCAATTAATTCACTTTGCAGATGATTTGGAACTTGCAATAAAACTGATTGGTTATAATGGTGCGCCTCTTGCTTATTTTGTGCGAAGAATCTGTGTTGAATCGGTGTTAAGGATGCAACTCCAGTCACTATTCCTTGTTTACACTCAACACTCACTGTTGTATTAGCAACCTGAGCAAGTTCGGCAATGGTTTGATTTTGGAATATTTGTTTGGGAGTGATTTGTATTCCTGAGTTTTTGGCACGAGAAACGACTTGAATACTCAGAATTGAGTCGCCACCAATTTCAAAGAAGTTGTCGTGGATGCTGACTTTTTCTTTAAGTAACAGTTGTTGCCAGATATTGGTTAAAGTTTGTTCTATAACTGTACGTGGCGCAACATATTCATGTTCCCGGCTAATTTCCCCATCCGGTGTTGGTAATGCTTTGCGGTCTATTTTGCCGCTGGGTGTTAGTGGTAGTTTGTCTAAGATGACAAAACTACTGGGCACCATGTATTCTGGTAAGTGTTGTTTGAGGAATTGACGCAGTTGGTTGATAGTGAGTGATTCATCACTAGAAACGACATAAGCAACTAAGCGTTTGTTACCTGGAATATCTTCTCTTACAATGACTACGGCTTGTTGGATTTGGGGATGGGTGTTGAGGACTGCTTCGATTTCTCCCAGTTCAATGCGGAAGCCGCGAATTTTCACTTGGTTATCGATGCGACCAAGGTATTCGATATTGCCATCACTCAGGTAACGTGCCAAGTCTCCTGTTTTGTAAAGGCGTTCTGATTTAGCATCAGAAAAAGGATTTGGGATAAATTTTTCTTGGGTGAGTTCTGGGCGGTTAAGGTAGCCTTTTGCCAAGCACGCACCACCAATGTACAATTCTCCAGGTACACCAATGGAAACAGGCTGTAAATACTTGTCTAGAATATATACAGTTCTGTTAGGCAAGGGACGACCAATAGGTATTTTTTTCAGATTGATTTCTTCACGCAACTGGGGAAGAATTTCAAACAAGGTTGCGGTGATGGTTGTCTCTGTCGGACCATAAGCGTTGACCAGACGAACACAAGACATTGGGCTTCGTTGCCAAATGGCAACATCTTCGGGCAACATTGCATCTCCACCAACAACCACAAGTCTCAGTTGGCTGTTGGTATCTAACACTTGTGTTTTGACCCACTCTTGGGCTAATTGTTGCCAATAGGCAGTTGGCAGATTAACAACAGTAAGTCCAAAATCCGATATGATTTTTTGGAAGTTTGTCGGAGTCCATACATCCGAACCTCGGAGTACCAAGGTAGCGCCAACTATGAGTGTAGGAAATATCTGTTCTAATGAGGCATCGAAGTTGATTGAGGCAAACTGGAGTACGCGATCGCTCTTTCCAAGTGCGTAAGCTTGTTGAATAGTACCGCAGTGATTGGCGATCGCCCCATGTGGTATCATAACCCCCTTGGGTCTGCCTGTAGAACCGGAAGTGTAAATCACATAAGCCAAGTGACTTGCTTGCACACCAGCGTTCGCATTATCTTGACTTGACTCAGAAATAAATTCCCAGTCAGAATCTAAACATACAACTTGCGCTTGATGCTCAGGTAACTTTTCCAGGAGTTGCTGTTGAGTCAGCAGCACTGGAACTTGAGCATCTTCAAGCATAAAGCTCAAGCGTTCTTGAGGATAGTCTGGATCAAGTGGCACATAAGCCCCACCTGCCTTGAGAATACCCAGTAGTCCTACTATCATTTCTAAAGAACGCTCTACACACAACCCGACTAGCACATCTGGTTTTACACCCAAGGACTGCAAGTAATGTGCTAACTGGTTAGCGCGACAATTTAATTGGTGATAAGTCAGTTGTTGATTGCCAAACACCACAGCCACAGCATCCGGGGTGCGTTGCACTTGCTCCTCAAATAACTGATGGATACACTTGTCAATGCGATAGTCAACTTGAGTATTGTTCCACTCAACAAGTAACTGTCGTTGTTCAACTTCACTCAGCAGCGGCAATTGTGAGATTTGCTGCTGCGGGTTAGTAACAATAGCTTCAAGCAATCTCACAAAATGCTCTGCCATCCGTTCGATAGTGCGCTCATCAAACAAGTCAGTGTTGTACTCCCACACACCCACTAGTCCAGTACTTGTACTGAGCGTAGTCGAAGTAGCAGTGTTCTGCATTGATAAACTCAAATCAAACTTGGCTGTTGTGCTTTCTATTAGAAAAGAACTGACACTTAACCCAGTCAACTCTAGTTGAGACATGGGCGCATTCTGAAGTGTAAACATCACTTGGAATAATGGTGCATGACTCAGATCCCGTTCTGGCTGCAATGCTTCCACCAGCATTTCAAAAGGCAAATCCTGATGAGCGTAGGCATCCATTGCCATGTCTCGAACACGAGTGAGTAATTCACTAAAGCTCGGATTACTTGCCAAGTTGGTACGCATGACTAAAGTATTGACAAAAAAGCCAATTAACCCTTCAACTTCCAAGCGATCGCGGTTTGCAATTGGCGAACCCACCAGAATATCTTCCTGTCCTGTGTAGCGGTAAAGCAAGGTATCATAAGCTGCCAACAGTATCATAAAGAGAGTACAACCTTGCTCCTGGCTCAGTTTTACCAATCTCTCAGTTAACTCAATCGACAGTGCAAACTCTTGATGTGAGCCAGCAAAAGTCTGTACAGCAGGTCTAGGTCGGTCTGTGGGCAGCACTAACAGGGCTGGTGCATCTTTTAGTTGTTGTTGCCAGTAACTTAGTTGAGTTTGCAGTACATCCCCTTGCAACCACTCTCTTTGCCAGATGGTAAAATCTGCGTATTGAATCGGCAGTGGCGCTAAAGATGGAGTTTGACCTTGAGAATAAGCATTGTACAGGGTTTCTAGTTCTTGGAGAAACACACCCATCGACCAACCATCAGAGACAATGTGGTGCATACACACTAACAAGACGTGTTCTGTCTCTGACAGCACTACTAATCTCGCCCTGAGTAATGGTTCACTTGCCAAGTCAAACGGTTGAATAGCTTGTAGTTGAGCTAATTGCTGTAAAGCACTTTCTTGTTCACTTGTTGGCAGATGTTGCCAGTCAATAATTGAAACTGTCCAAGGTATAAATGCTAGAGGCTCTGAAGTTCTTACTATTTCCTGTTCCCTATTCCCTATTCCCTGTTCCCTGTTCCCTGTTAAGCGTTCCCTAATAATTTGCGTTGGTTGTTCATTAACGCTGACGAAATTGGTACGTAACGCTTCGTGGCGATGAATAATTTCTTGTAAACTTTGCTCTAAGGCTGCTTGATTGAGAGTTCCTGCTAGACGCAAAGCCAAAGGAATGTTGTAAGAGGGGCTGTTCGGTTCAAATTGATCTAAAAACCACAAACGCTGTTGAGCAAATGACAGTGGTAAGTCTGTATTCTTGGCTCTTGGTAGAATGGGCGGTGCGGACAGTTCTAAGTTTTGTTGCTGTAATTGATCAAGCGATCGCGCCAATTCAGCTACTGTTGCTCTTGCAAACAACTCACGCAATGGTAGTTCCACTTTGAAAATGTTGCGGATACGTGAAACCAGTTGCGTTGCTAGTAGCGAGTGTCCGCCTAGTTCAAAGAAGTTATCATAAATCCCCACTAGTTCTACTTTCAGCACTTGCGCCCAAGTTTGTGCTAGGAGTTCTTCAATTGGGTTACGTGGGGCAATATATTTGTCTGTAATTTCGCTGTGTAAATCTGGTGCTCTTAATGCACGGCGATCTACTTTGCCGCTAGGAGTTAGTGGCAAGGACTCCAACATCACAAAAGCATTTGGCACCATGTACTCTGGCAGCTTTGCTTTTAGGAATTGCCGCAGTTCACCCCCGAAAGTGGGTGTACAGTCCTGATGTGCTACCACGTAGGCAACTAGGCGTTTATCACCTGGGGTATCTTCGCGGGCAATGATACAACATGTTTCTACATCGCTATGTTGGCTTAATGCTGCTTCAATTTCGCCCAATTCAATCCGAAAACCGCGTATCTTAACCTGATTATCGATCCGTCCTAAGTATTCGATGTTGCCATCTGGCAGATAACGTGCCAAATCCCCTGTTTTATAAAATTTACTCTCTCCTACCTTCTCAAACGGATTGGAGATAAATTTTTCTTGTGTTAACTCTGGACGGTTGAGGTAGCCCCGCGCCAAACAAACACCACCAATGTACAACTCTCCTGGCACACCAATAGGTACAGGCTGTAAATATTTATCTAAAATATGAATTTGTGTGTTGGCAATTGGCTTCCCAATTGGAGGAAGTAACGACCAAGTGTCCACTGAATCAGTTAGTGTAAAAGTAGTGACTACATGGGTTTCTGATGGCCCATAATGATTGTGCAAAGTACACTCACTGAGTTTGCTAAACCATTGAGAAATGGCGGGAGTAATCTGCAACTGTTCCCCAGCAGTAATGATTTCTCGTAGATGACTAGTAACTAATTCACTACCAACAGCGACTTCAGCTAGTTGTTGTAAAGCAACAAAGGGAAGAAACAATCTTTCAACAGCTTTTTGTTGGAGAAAACCTAATAAAGCCAAGGCATCACGGCGCAATTCCTCTGTAATCAACAGCAATGTGCCTCCAGAACACCAAGTAGAAAACATTTCTTGGAAGGAGACATCAAAGCTGATAGGAGCAAATTGCAATGTTTTTGCTCCAGTAGAAATAGTATGATTTTGAAGTTGCCACAAGATGAGATTGCAAAGGGCAAGCTGATTCATGGCTACACCCTTGGGTTTACCTGTAGAACCAGAGGTATAAATGACATACCCTAAGTTATTCGCTTGTACATCTGTGATGACATTTTCCTGACTCAACTGAGAAACTAGTGGAGCGTCAGTATCTAAACAAACCAGTTGTGCTTGATGCTGGGGTAGTCTGTCAACGAGTGGCTGCTGGGTGAGCAACACTAAAACTTGAGCATCTTCTAACATGAAAGCTAAACGCTCAGTAGGATAGTTTGGGTCAAGTGGCACATAAGCCCCACCTGCCTTAAGAATCCCTAACAGTCCCACGACCATTTCTAAGGAACGCTCGACACACAACCCAACCAATACATCAGCTTTTACACCCAAGGACTTAAGGTAGTGCGCCAACTGGTTAGCGCGGCAGTTTAATTGGTAGTAAGTAAGTTGTTGATTACCAAACTCCACAGCTACAGCATCTGGTGTACGCTGCACTTGCTCCTCAAACAACTGAGGGATAGATTTCTCACGGGGATAATCTACCTGAGTATTGTTCCACTCTACTAACAACTGTTGTTGCTCAACTTGTGTCAGCAGGGGCAATTGAGAAATTTGCTGCTGTGGGTTAGCAATAATACTTTCGAGCAACGTCACAAAATGATCTGCCATTCGTTCAATGGTAGACGCA
This portion of the Brasilonema sennae CENA114 genome encodes:
- a CDS encoding zinc-binding dehydrogenase, translating into MPLAAVMTAPNHPVEVQQLPDPIIEKGGIIIETLYSEVCGTDVHLLRGHLQGVPYPIIPGHFCVGRVVETGGLLCDVNGKLIQPGDFVTFLDVHETCYNCWYCLVAKASTRCPQRKVYGVTYSAKEGLLGGWSQLIYLKPGVKVLTLPEEVSPKQFIAGGCALPTALHAIDRAQIQIGDVVVVQGCGPVGLSVAILALLSGAGRVIVIDKFESRLVVAKSFGVDETLVIKGDEPQQHIERVLELTHGHGADVTIEATGIPIAVKEGLNMTRNGGRYVIVGHYTNTGEILINPHLEINLKHIDIRGTWGIDFSHFYRMIELLKRHSDSSKNFVWESIITRSYTLEEVNQALTDVEQGSVLKAVIQPNI
- the proC gene encoding pyrroline-5-carboxylate reductase, whose protein sequence is MLTDLKIAFIGGGTMGEMIINRLLSTKTVEKSERIIVSDPLSAQCLHLEKEYGVRTTNCNIEAVQGASIVILAVKPQVLAEVMAMLKGKIPPDALVISIVGGVSILSLCQGLNHAAVVRTMPNIAVQVGHGTTVWSLSSTVTEIQRSHTQVILQALGKEFATQNEHYLDMATALSSAGTGFVFLYIEAMIDAGVRMGLTRTQAQELTLHTIAGSVELMFHTSEHPAVLRNKVTSPGGVTAAGLYELEKGGMRTVISNAVLAALSRTQELGNMS
- a CDS encoding cupin-like domain-containing protein; protein product: MNITVETKFNQTSISHIERIHKPSLENFKHTVLSYKYPVIFTGIVAEWKAFSLWSLDYLNSVLGEKKINARVSDHQIFTYDSEAGIYPSKKMKFTDFTDWIVNKKKDNQYYYIQQYPIHTTFPELFPDITIPDLIDKNLSIDTARWLGITEKEISDYIDKYLSLSTIFWMSTNGNITHLHHDPVESVLCQVRGRKRILLFEPKQSSFLYPFPKNSKVPFMSQLNIDQPDIDKFPQFRNAKYIECILEPGEILFFPSFWWHQVYSLDELNISVSFVWNTKLKKFFRRKIFKENK